Proteins encoded in a region of the Pseudothermotoga elfii DSM 9442 = NBRC 107921 genome:
- a CDS encoding TetR/AcrR family transcriptional regulator — MSDAREKILQAARAAFSERGFDGVSVEEIAHRAGVKKALIYYYFSSKETLFEEVWNNALEELEKHIFKEIEGENYYIKKIKRFLKAYVDFVTSRKILSRVIEREKPAVLNAANSGETWSRLRDRYNVFVERVAKLIEEGKENELIHPDIDPKAAAKLIAEAMSDSTSDPPIAESLQLLILRGLIKES; from the coding sequence ATGTCCGATGCTCGTGAAAAGATTCTTCAAGCTGCCAGGGCCGCATTTTCAGAAAGGGGTTTTGATGGCGTTAGTGTCGAGGAAATAGCGCATCGTGCCGGAGTAAAAAAAGCGCTCATATACTATTATTTTTCCAGCAAGGAGACTCTTTTTGAAGAAGTATGGAATAATGCGCTTGAAGAACTTGAAAAACACATTTTTAAGGAAATAGAAGGAGAAAATTATTATATTAAGAAAATAAAGCGCTTTCTCAAAGCCTATGTGGATTTTGTGACGAGCAGAAAAATTCTCTCAAGAGTCATAGAAAGAGAAAAACCTGCTGTACTTAATGCTGCGAACAGTGGAGAAACATGGTCGAGGTTAAGAGACAGATATAATGTTTTTGTGGAAAGAGTTGCAAAGTTGATCGAAGAGGGAAAAGAGAACGAATTGATACATCCGGATATAGACCCCAAAGCAGCGGCAAAGTTGATTGCAGAAGCAATGAGTGATTCAACATCCGACCCTCCGATAGCAGAGTCGTTACAACTGCTGATTTTGCGTGGATTGATAAAAGAAAGTTGA
- the dnaB gene encoding replicative DNA helicase, producing MNLVPPHNLEAEEALLGSILIDPSVVNDVMEILKSEDFYSKKHQVVFAVMERLYERGDPIDILSVCEELKKNGQMKFVGSDLDIAKLAESVPTSAHAMHYARIIRDKSILRSLIEAGRSIVESSYEEREVDEILDEAERVVFEIAESRATKTYNHIGAIMHQVFENLEELRTRSSNVLEPGAVVSGLPTGLKSLDRQTTGFHKSDLVIVAARPSVGKTAFALTIARNMAVKFNLSIGVFSLEMSKEQLAQRLLCTESSVDLHKLRTGFLTNDEWERLTIGASRLYKANLIVDDEPSLDPRTLRAKARRMKREYNVDAIFVDYLQLMHVRGGSSESRQQEISEISRSLKLLARELNVVVIALSQLSRAVESREDKRPRLSDLRESGAIEQDADTVLFIYRDEYYKKSDRIHEPHEAEIIIGKQRNGPIGTVVLMFEPKTASFYEMERMPDE from the coding sequence ATGAATTTAGTTCCCCCACACAATCTTGAAGCAGAAGAAGCCTTGTTGGGAAGCATTTTGATTGATCCCAGTGTTGTTAACGATGTGATGGAAATATTGAAAAGTGAAGATTTTTACTCAAAGAAGCATCAAGTCGTTTTCGCAGTCATGGAAAGATTGTACGAAAGAGGAGATCCAATAGATATATTATCTGTGTGCGAGGAGCTGAAGAAAAACGGCCAGATGAAATTTGTCGGAAGTGATCTGGATATCGCAAAACTTGCGGAATCCGTTCCAACATCAGCTCATGCCATGCATTATGCCAGGATAATCAGGGACAAATCAATTCTCAGAAGCTTAATAGAAGCTGGCAGGAGTATTGTTGAATCTTCTTACGAGGAAAGGGAAGTGGATGAAATTCTTGACGAAGCAGAAAGGGTGGTTTTCGAAATAGCTGAATCTCGTGCAACAAAGACCTACAACCATATTGGAGCGATTATGCATCAAGTTTTTGAGAATCTCGAAGAGCTACGAACAAGGAGTTCGAATGTTCTGGAACCTGGAGCAGTGGTAAGTGGACTTCCAACAGGGTTGAAGTCTCTTGATAGGCAGACTACAGGTTTCCACAAATCGGACCTTGTAATTGTTGCGGCGCGACCATCAGTCGGAAAGACGGCCTTCGCGTTGACTATTGCACGAAATATGGCTGTGAAATTCAATTTATCAATAGGTGTATTCAGTTTGGAAATGTCGAAAGAACAACTTGCTCAGAGATTGCTTTGCACCGAATCCAGTGTGGATTTACACAAACTCAGGACGGGTTTTCTTACCAACGACGAATGGGAAAGACTCACGATAGGAGCATCGAGATTATACAAAGCCAATTTGATAGTTGATGATGAACCATCGCTGGACCCAAGAACACTCCGTGCAAAAGCCAGAAGAATGAAAAGAGAATACAATGTTGATGCAATTTTTGTTGATTATCTGCAATTAATGCATGTACGAGGAGGTTCGTCTGAAAGCAGACAGCAGGAAATATCTGAGATTTCGCGATCCTTAAAGTTGCTTGCAAGGGAGCTGAATGTGGTTGTAATCGCACTTTCGCAGCTCTCTCGTGCCGTTGAATCCCGAGAAGACAAAAGGCCTCGTTTGAGTGATTTACGTGAATCTGGCGCAATAGAGCAAGACGCAGATACGGTGCTCTTTATATATAGAGATGAATATTACAAGAAGAGCGATCGAATACATGAGCCTCATGAGGCAGAAATAATCATCGGTAAACAGCGAAATGGCCCGATAGGCACCGTGGTTCTCATGTTCGAACCGAAAACAGCCTCGTTTTACGAGATGGAGAGGATGCCGGATGAATGA